ACCCGATCTACGGCGCCCGACCGCTGCGTCGCCTGATGCAGCACGAGATCGACGACCGGCTCGCCCGGGCGATCCTGGCCGGCGAGGTGCACGACGGCGACACCGTGAAGCTGCGCGTCGCCTCGGACCACAACTCCCTCCAGCTCGACACCGTCCGCTAGTGCCCTCAAGCAGTTGAGTGTTCGATTTTTGTAGCTCTGGCACCGCCAGAACTACAAAAACCGACCACTCAACTGCTTTTAGTCGCGGACTAGGACGATTTCTTCGATCGGCTTGCGGGCGCGGGGCGAGGCGTCGCGCTCGCGGATCTTCTCGGGGATCTCCTCCGAGTCGACGTAGCGGCCGAGGGCGACCGCGGTGACGATCTCGTAGCCCTCGGGAATCTCGAACTCGAACTTCGACACGTCGAAGCCGGTCATCTGGTGCACGTCGATGTCGAGCGCCTCGGCCTGGAAGGTGAGGTGCGCGACGGCCTGCCCGAGATCGTAGTGCGCGGTCGGCACGGGCTCACCCTCGCGCTCGACCTGC
The Gulosibacter sediminis genome window above contains:
- a CDS encoding nitroreductase family protein produces the protein MSTPRNETTRPIHGLLADRWSPRGFDSSFELDREQMRTLFEAARWSPSAFNYQPWAFISGRRGTETFQHILDGLLPFNQSWAERVSALVLTLAQVEREGEPVPTAHYDLGQAVAHLTFQAEALDIDVHQMTGFDVSKFEFEIPEGYEIVTAVALGRYVDSEEIPEKIRERDASPRARKPIEEIVLVRD